In the genome of Bicyclus anynana chromosome 23, ilBicAnyn1.1, whole genome shotgun sequence, one region contains:
- the LOC112056157 gene encoding carboxypeptidase B-like produces the protein MLKYILFFAAAICLTQAKHEEYFGHSLYGVRVHTMEQAQLLIGLVERLYLDIWSYPNPLNEGLILVAPNKKAEFEKFVLAINATCRIDTMNIKEKLDLEDQLMEEAHKKSNASRSERFGLSFDVIHRFAVVDRYLVDVANRFPRVARVVSAGRSVEGRDIKYLRLSTDNFTNRNKPVIFIQSLLHAREWVTLPVTLWAIQELVINVTDQDLIRDIDWIILPIANPDGYEFSHTTTRMWRKNRRRGHHASCVGVDPNRNYDYFWGTASSRDPCSETFHGPRAFSEPETQITRNIINAFRDRMRLYLDIHSFGSMILFGFAAPAPGRMPPNVDTLRSVGTQMARAIDAVKWRNHPNYRVGNVAQLLSVASGGGTDWALHVMPNRLSYAYELPAYRNQRTVNGFLVEPAFIRQAGFETWRGIRVAARFVVRNRALFED, from the exons atgttgaaatatattttattctttgccGCGGCGATTTGTTTGACTCAAGCCAAACATGAAGAATACTTTGG aCATTCTTTATATGGGGTCCGCGTCCACACCATGGAACAGGCCCAACTTTTGATTGGGTTGGTGGAACGTCTGTATTTGGACATATGGTCGTACCCCAACCCACTGAATGAGGGTCTCATCCTAGTGGCTCCTAACAAAAAGGCTGAATTCGAAAAATTCGTCTTAGCTATAAATGCGACATGCAGAATTGACACTATGAATATCAAAGA AAAACTGGACTTGGAAGATCAGCTGATGGAAGAAGCTCATAAGAAGAGCAATGCTAGCAGATCTGAGAGATTCGGTTTGTCCTTTGACGTCATTCATCGTTTTGCGGTG GTGGATCGATACCTCGTGGATGTAGCCAACAGGTTCCCGAGAGTAGCTCGGGTGGTCTCCGCTGGAAGGAGTGTTGAAGGTCGTGACATTAAATACTTGAGATTATCCACTGACAACTTCACA aACAGAAACAAACCAGTCATCTTCATCCAATCTCTTCTACACGCTCGTGAATGGGTCACCCTCCCTGTGACACTGTGGGCCATCCAGGAACTGGTGATCAACGTCACTGATCAGGATCTGATCAGAGACATCGACTGGATCATCCTCCCAATAGCCAATCCTGATGGATATGAGTTCTCCCACACCACA ACCAGGATGTGGCGCAAAAACCGGCGTCGGGGCCACCACGCGTCCTGCGTAGGCGTCGACCCTAACAGGAACTACGATTACTTCTGGGGCACCGCTTCCAGCAGGGACCCTTGCAGTGAAACCTTCCACGGTCCCAGAGCCTTCTCAGAACCGGAGACGCAAATCACCAGAAACATCATCAACGCCTTCAGAGACAGAATGAGATTGTACCTTGACATCCACAGTTTTGGGAGCATGATCCTTTTCGGTTTCGCTGCACCCGCCCCTGGTAGAATGCCCCCAAATGTTGACACCTTGAGGTCAGTTGGGACACAAATGGCTCGAGCGATTGATGCAGTTAAATGGAGAAATCACCCAAATTATAGAGTGGGTAACGTTGCACAACTGTTGTCAGTTGCATCAGGAGGTGGTACTGACTGGGCTCTGCACGTCATGCCGAACAGGCTGTCTTACGCTTACGAACTACCCGCGTACAGAAATCAGAGAACCGTGAATGGATTCCTCGTTGAACCAGCTTTCATCAGACAAGCTGGTTTTGAAACTTGGAGGGGTATTAGAGTCGCAGCTCGCTTCGTTGTCCGCAATAGGGCACTTTTTGAGGATTAA